GGAGTGATCTGCGCCAGCTTCTCCGCCAAATTGACCTGCGGCTCGTTGGCGTAGAGCGTCGACATATGCTGCACCTTGTGCGTCTGCGCGTCGATCGCCTGGGTCACCTTGTCGTTGCAATGGCCGACGCTGACGGTGAGAATCCCACCGAAAAAATCTAGATATTCTTTGCCGTCGGCGTCGAACACCGAATGATCCTTGGCGTGGTCGATGACCAGCGGCTCGTCATAGTAAGTAGACACGCAGGAGAAGAGATATTTTTTCTGCTTGTCGAGGATCTCTTTTTTATTCACGTATTCTCCCTGGCGCCGTGTTTAGAATCTCGCGTCGGTGATCTGAATCTTCTCGTCCGGCCGCGGCTTCCAGTTCAAGTTTCTGCGCACGGCGTACACGTCGGCGGTGTTGAAGAGCGGAATCAACGGACAATCCTCGTGCAAGATGCGGCCCATCTGGCGCAGCATCTCTTCCCGTTTGGCGCCGTCAAAAGTTTCCGACTGGAGATCGAAGAGCCGGTCGAATTCGCTATTCTTATACGACAAGCGCTCGCCGCGCCCGGAGCGAAAGTAGCGGATGTAAAAGGGTTCCGGGTCGGTGATCGAGCCGCGGCCGAACAGATACATGCCGTACTTGCCGGCGTTGAACTCGGCTTCGTAGATCGCGTACTCAGGCGTCTTGATCTCGGCCTTGATGCCCGCCTTGGCCATCTGGCTGACCATCGCTTCGGAAGTTTCTCTGTCCTTCGAGTAGCGCCCGAAGTGGGTGTAAAAGTCGACGCTGACGCCGTTCGGATAGCCGGCCTCGGCCAAAAGCTTTTTCGCTTTCTCCGGGTCGTAGGGATAGTTTTTTAGCTCGCCATCGTAACCGTAGTTTTGCGGCGCCAATATCCCCTTCAAGCCGTAGACTTGGTTTTCATGAATATGTTTGATGATAGACTCTTGATCGACGGCGTAGTTGAACGCTTGGCGGACCAACTTGTTGTCGAAGGGTTTGTGCGCCGGATTGAGCGCAACATAAAGATTGCGCAGTCCGCGCACCAGCTCGACGCGCACCCGCGGGTTGCGTTTGAGCCGCTCGATCTCGTGCACCGGCACTTGGTTGATAATATCGGCCTGGCCCGATTCGATCGCCGCCACCCGCGCCGCTGATTCTTTGATCGGCCGCCACACGACTTCCTGCACCGCCGCGGCGCGCCCCCAATATTTGTCATTGCGCCGCATTGCGAAATGAGCACCGCGCTGCCATGAGACGAACCGATACGGGCCGGTGCCGATCGCGTGATCGTCGATCTTATCGCCCAACCGCTCCGCCGCCTTGTGGCTGAGAATCATGCGATTGTAGAGCAGCGACAAGAGCGCGACCTTGGGCTGTTTGGTGACTAGCACCAGCGTGTGATCGTCGGCTGTCTTGATCTCTTTTAAGTCCGATAGATTGGGCCGCTGCAAACTATTTTTGTCGTTGACGATCCGGTCAAACGAGTACGCCACATCTTTCGCGGTCAACGGTGAGCCGTCGTGGAAGACGACGCCTTTGCGGATTTTGAAAGTCCACTCGTTGCCCTTGGCACTCCACGACTCGGCCAGCTCGCCGCGAAATCCCATACCCTTCTTATCGTAGTCGGTGTCCACCAGCGACTCCATCACATGGCCCCACAGGCCATAGAGCGGTGAGTCGGTCTGCGCGTAGGGGCTGAGCGCGTCGATGCCGACGCTCATGGCAACCACCAGTCGCGCCGGCGCCGGTGCGGCCCAAGCGCACCGCTTGTCGACAGCCACGGCGGTTCCAGCGGCAAGAACGCTCCGGAGAAAACCTCGCCGCGTCAACGAGAATTCATGTTTGACTAACATGCAAATGGATCCAGCACTCTGGAGCAATCGTTTCTCGTATAGCCAATGCGATTTTTGTTAGCGCTCATCGAGATTAAACATCCGCAAGGAACCCGCTTCCGCAACTAACCGAACCGGGCCGGCTAAACCCCGCCCGACAATTCAGAATTCTTTCTTTGCGACCTTGGCATTTCTTGCAGCCAATTCCTCTTAATGCCGCCGGAGAAAATCGAGGATCGGCGGATGGCCCTTCTCCGGCATTTCTCGCAGGTAACCATGGCGGCCACCTTCGACGAGATGCAACTCCGCGTTTGGAATCTTCGCCGCCAGCACGCGCGCCGACGCCACGTGATCGCCGGTGCCGCCCTCATGAGTATCTTTGCTGCCGACGATCACCAAAGTCGGCGCCTTAATGTTGTGAATCAGATGGGTAGTCTCATGACACTGGCGCGCCACCACGTGGCGCAGGTAGCATTTGAGCGGCGGCACTTCGTCGACGATCAGCTCCTGATATTTTTTCACCACTTCGGGTTTTTCCTTCATGAACTGCTCGCTGAACATGAAACCCGGTCCCCAGTGATCGCGCTGATATTTCTCGTAGCCTTTTTCGATCATCTCCAGCGCCGCATCCATCGGCACGCCGCGCGGATAATCGAGGGACTCATCATATTTACCCGAACCCGGTCCGGACAATACTAAGCTGCGGACTCTTTCCGGATACTTCAAGGCGAACCACTGCAACACCCGTGCGCCCATGGAGTGGCCGAGCAGATGCGCTTTTTTAATCCCGAGAGCGTCCATCAAGCCCGCGCAGTCCTTGGCGAATAGCTCGGTGGAATACGCCACATCGGGCTTGTCGCTGCGACCGAGGCCGCGATGATCGTAGATGACGACTTGATAATGCTGGGCGAACTCCGGCACCTGCGACACCCGCCAGGGCGCGCAGCTGATGCCAGTTCCGGCGACCAAGACCAAGGGCTCGCCCTGGCCGTAAATTTCATAGTAAAGATTGACGTCGTCGACTTTGACTTTACCGCTTTTGATCGGCTTCAATTCATCCATAAATGTTCCCGTCCATGGCCAACCAGTCCAGAAACCCTCTGCGTCGTGAAGCTACCCAATCGGCCATATCGTGTCAACATGAACTTCGCCAACGTTCATCCGGAGCGCGAATCCTTGACAGACGCAGCTGTCGCTGAAATAAGAAATGCGCCAGCGTTGGAGGCGGGTCGGACATGAAAACTCTTAACATCATCTTTGCCGTGGCGGTTTTTATCTGCGCCACTTGGTCGCCGACCCACACCGCCGGCGCGGCGGAAAGCGCCGGGCAAATTCTTGCGCGGGTGAATAAGCTGCCCGCCGCCGAACGGCAGAAAGTCTTGATCGAGAAAGCCAAGGCCGAAGGCGAAGTGGCTTTTTACAGTTCGCTGCAAGCCCAGCAGATCGATCCGTTCATCCAACTTTTTCGCAAACGCTATCCGTTCATCAAAGTGAATCCCTACCGGGTCTCGGGCAATCGCCAGGTAATCAAGATTCAAACCGAGATGAACGGCGGCAACCATTTATTCGATGTCACCAACGGTTCCGCCGAGCAGGCTTCGGCGATCAAGAAGATCGGCGCCATCGATCCCTATTTTTCACCCCAGCGAGAATTCTACAATCCACCCAACCGCGACAAGGACGGTTACTTCGCTTCGCTCTACGTGATTCCCATCGTGCTCGGCTACAACACCAACATGGTCAAGCGCCAGGACGCGCCCAAAACCTACGAAGACTTGCTCCAGCCAAGGTGGAAGGGCAACATGTTTCTAGACGACGAAGCCTATGAGTGGTCCGCGGTGCTGCAAAAACATCTGGGCCGGGACAAGGCGCTGCAATATATGCGCGCGCTGGCCAAGCAAGATTTGCGCTTCATGCGTGGGCGCACGGCGCAAAGCCAACTGCTCGCCGCCGGCGAACGGCCCATCGCCATCGTGCTCTCGGGCCACACGGTGCTCGACATGAAAGCGCGCGGCGCGCCGGTGGACCAAGTGATTCTCGATCCCTACTATGCCCAGGCCAACAAACTCATGCTGGCGCGCCATGCGCCCCATCCCCACGCCGCCGCGCTGTTCTACGATTGGGCGCTCTCGGAAGAGGGCCAAGCGATGATTACCACCTTCGGCCGCGTCATCGCCCGCAAAGGCGTCAAACAAAGATTTTCCGAGTTAGTGGAAAAAGAATCGTTTCTCGTCGACGTCGATTTTATCGGCCCGATCATGGATCAGATCGGCAAAGAGTTCAGCCAGATTTTCTTGGGACGATAATTACAGATCCGAAACGTAGGGGCGCGATTCATCGCGCCCAGATTTTACGGCAAACAGTATTTATATGTCATGTTGGAGCGTCGATGATGATAAAAAAGTCGTTCGCAATTTTATCGGCAATGATTGCCGTCGCATTCTCCACTGCGCTGCTCAATGCCGGCGCCGCTCCCGAGAGCGCCGGCCAAATTCTCGCCCGGCTCGGCAAATTTTCTTCGGAGCAACGCCAAGCGACGCTTTTGGAGAAAGCCAAGGTGGAAGGCGAAGTTAATTTTTACAGCACACTGCAAGCCCAACAAATCGAACCGTTCTTGCAAGTATTTCGCAAACGCTATCCGTTCATCAAAGCGCTGCCGACGCGGGTTTCCGGCAACCGCCAGTTGGTGCGCATTCAAAGCGAATTCAACTCTGGCGCCCACATCGTCGATGTCGCCAACGGTTCGCCCGAGTTGGCCGCGGGTCTGAGAAAACTCGGCATCATCGATCCTTATCAATCGCCGCAGCGGGATTTCTATGTCGCACCGAGCAAGGACAAAGACGGCTACTTCACGTCTTTTTACGTGATGCCGATCGTGCTCGGCTACAATTCGAATTTGGTCAAGCGCGCCGACGCGCCGAAAAACTACGAAGAGCTGGCCCAAGCGAAATGGAAAGGCAACATCATGCTCGACGACGAAGCCTACGAATGGTTCGCCGTGATGCTCAAACATTTGGGCCGGGAAAAGGGCTTGCAATACATGCGCGCCATGGCGAAACAGGATTTAAGAATGGTGCGCGGCCGCACGGCGCAAAGCCAACTGCTCGCCGCCGGCGAACGCGCCATCGCGATCAACGTCTCAGGGCCAACAACTCTAGACCTCAAAGCCCGCGGCGCGCCGGTGGATCAAGTGATCGTCGATCCCTATTTTTCCCAGCCGAATAAGATGGTCCTAGCGCGCCACGCGCCTCATCCCCACGCCGCGGCTCTGTTCATCGACTGGGCGTTGTCCGAAGAAGGCCAGTCGACGGTCACAACATTCGGCCGCGTCTCGGCGCGCAAAGGTGTCAAACAACGCTTTCCCGAATTGATGGACAAAGAAGTTTTTCACGCCGATGTCGAGTTCATCAGCCCGATTATGGAGCAGATCACTAAAGAGTTTGGCCAGATATTTCTCGGCCGCTGAATCTAAAATGAATACACAGCGACCCGCTGCTGAAACCACAGCAGGCAAGGATAAGCCGCGATCCAGATCCACAGAAACCGATTGAGGCCGAAGACGCAGCCGTTGACCAGGTGGAATAACCCGGCAACAACCAATGCCGTTTTCAAGTAAGTCCCATCGAGCAAAGCGAGCGGAAAAAGTATTTCGAACAGCATTATAGTCCACGAAAGCCCAAGCAGAAGCACCGGTGCGCGAGCCAATGCGCGGATGCTCTCGCTGACCGGATAAACCGAGAACTCGAAGATATCTTGCAAAGCTTGGCCGCTGCGCCAATCGGGGTTGACCAGTTTGATCCAGCCCGAAATTGTATAAGACAACAACAGCTGCACCGCCAGATACCCGATGACAATTTCTTGCCACCACCGCGTCGGCGCCAGATGCGACATGAACAAAGCGCACAGTAACAGCAAACTCATGCGATCGCTGCCGCCGTTATAAGGCCCGTGAAAGCGCTGCAGAATCGCCACACCGAGAAAAAGCAGCAACCCTTCGACGATGGCCGGTTGCACACCGACAATGAGCAGCAGCGCCAGCCCCATGCGCGGAACGAACAAAAGCCATTCACGCGCCGAACCGGGCAAATGCTCAGCGCTTTGCTGGAGAAAAGCCAAACCCATGAGAATCTCGCTCGAACGCACCGCGGTTTCTAAATTCATGTCGTGACAATCCTGCGCGGCGCGGAAACAAAACCGATTCGCCGCCTGAGCGCCGCGCCTTCCCGCTCGATGACGACGACACGAAACAGCAAATAAGCCGATCCGGCGCTTTTTTTACCCGTCTCATCAACGGCAAGCGCATGAGCGATTCGCGTCAAGACTTCGTCTTCGTGCAGCGAAGACGGCCCGGCCATGAGTTTCTCGGCGCAACTCGACATATATAAGGATTCATTGCCGATGGGATTCCACAATAACCGACACAGCATGGAAGCGACCGACAAATGAGCCGGACGAGAACGAAACTCGCGCCACTGAATTGGCGGATCGTCGGCATTGGCAACGATGGCATACTCAATCCGCGGCGACGGCGCGATGTAATCGAAGAAACGCCAGGAAGGGATTAACGCAGGAAGTAAATATTGCAGCATTAGTTGAATACGAATTAGCCGGCACCTTTAATCATGCGAGGAATTCTCGCCGCGACCGTCACCAACACTAGGACCAGCGCGCCAGTGAGAATGCCGACCAACACATCGAACAGCGGCGGCAAAACGGTTTCTACTATCGAACTCGTGCCGTGCGCCAATCGCTCAATCCACTCATGCGCGCCGGGAATTCCATGGGTGAGAATGCCGCCGCCAACCATGAACATGGCGATGGTGCCGACGATCGATAAACTTTTCATCAAGTATGGCGCCAAATGCAACAGCATGACGCCGAAGGAACGTTGGAATTTGCGCCAGAGATTGTTGCCGGTTTTTTCGCTCAAGTGCAGTCCGGCGTCGTCGAGCTTGACGATACAGGCAACGAAGCCGTAAACCCCGACGGTCATAAGGATCGCGATGGCGCACAACACGACGACCTGCTTGGTGAATGCGGCATGGGCCACCGTGCCCAAGGCGATCACGACGATCTCGGCGGACAGAATGAAATCGGTGCGGATGGCGCCGCGAATTTTATCCTTCTCGACGGCGAGCAAATCAACGTTCGGGTTCGCCAGCGCTTTTAGATGCTCGGCGTGATGGGCATCCTCCGACTGTGCATGTAGCAACTTTTCAGCGATTTTCTCGAAACCTTCGTAACAGAGATAAGCACCGCCCAACATTAACAACGGCATGATCGCCCACGGCATCAACCCGCTGATCGCCAGCGCCGCCGGCACGAGAATCGCTTTGTTCTTGAGCGAGCCTTTAGCCACCGCCCAGACCACGGGCAATTCGCGATCGGTATGCACGCCCGAGACCTGATGAGCATTGAGCGCCAGATCGTCGCCGAGCACACCCGCGGTCTTCTTCGCCGCGACCTTGCTCAAGATAGCAACGTCGTCGAGGATCGACGCGATGTCGTCGAGCAGCGCTAACAAACTACTTCCCGCCAATAGAAACTCCCGAACTTTTTGGCCAGCAGATAAAAAGAGGGCGGGTTTGAAACCCGCCCTGCGACCGGAATCCGAACTCTGTGATCTCTGTGCGCTCTGTGGTGAGATCTCCGATGCTAGCCGTGTTGATATGCCCCACTGCGCAATACCGCACCCGCCATCTCACCGCTCAGTTTTCCTTGATCGAAAATCACTTTGCCATTGACGATGGTGTAATGCACGCCCTCGGAGCGCTGAATCAGCCGCTTGGTCGCCGCCGGATAATCGTCGGCCCATTCCGGTGGGTAGGCTTTAATCGTCGCGGGATCGAAGATCGTCACGTCGGCGGCGAATCCTGGACGCAGCAAGCCGCGCCCTTCGATGCCGTAAATCGACGCGACGTGAAATGTCAGCTTATGAATCGCTTGTTCCATTCTGATCATCTGCCGGTCGCGCACCCACATGCCGAGCAGCGTCGTACAGTAGCCGAAGTCGGCGCCGAACTGAACATGGGCGCCGGCGTCCGAGGTGCCGATGATCACATACGGGCTTTTCATGATCGTGCTCATCGCTTCGGGATTGAAACCGCGGTTGGTGGTTTCGAAAGTGGTATTTAAATCTTCCGCCAGCGACAGATCGAGAAAAGCGTCGAGTGCGTCTTGATTACGCAATGATGCAACCTCGGCGACGCTCTTGCCGGCGTACTGTTGATTCTCCGCCAGTGAAACCTTCTCGACGAACACCCGGCCCCAATTTTTGTGAAACGACACCGGCCGCGGCGCGGCCATATCGTCGCGCATCTTCTGCCGCGTTTCCGGGTCGGCGAAAGCCAGCTTGCGCTCCGGTTCGGGCAAGAACATCAAATTTTTCCAGAGCGGAAACTCGTCGAAGATTTGCGCGTCCTTCATGGTGAAGTGGCGCATTAGCGGCACCGTGTGCGTGAGACCGTAAGCTTGGTAGCCGTCGTTAAAAGTCTTGGCGATGCCGGCCAGCATGTTTTGCCACAGTTCCGGCTCGCTTTCTTTATATTGCACGCTCTGCCAAACGATCGGCCGCCGCGTGCGCCGGGCCAATTCGTCGTACTGGGGAATTTGCTCAACGCAGTGGCGCCCCAGGTTCATTTGAATCACGCCGTTGTTCGATTCGCTGACCACTTCGCACAGCGCGAACAGTTCGTCATCGTCCGCCAACCGGCTCGCCACCGGCAAGCCATCTTCGCGCATATGCCGTTCGTTGCGATTGGTGGAGAAACCGAAAGCGCCGGCGCGCATCGCCTCGCCCACCGCCCCACGCATCTTGTCGACTTCGTTGGCCGTCGCTTTGCGCTCGGT
This genomic interval from Deltaproteobacteria bacterium contains the following:
- a CDS encoding alpha/beta hydrolase gives rise to the protein MDELKPIKSGKVKVDDVNLYYEIYGQGEPLVLVAGTGISCAPWRVSQVPEFAQHYQVVIYDHRGLGRSDKPDVAYSTELFAKDCAGLMDALGIKKAHLLGHSMGARVLQWFALKYPERVRSLVLSGPGSGKYDESLDYPRGVPMDAALEMIEKGYEKYQRDHWGPGFMFSEQFMKEKPEVVKKYQELIVDEVPPLKCYLRHVVARQCHETTHLIHNIKAPTLVIVGSKDTHEGGTGDHVASARVLAAKIPNAELHLVEGGRHGYLREMPEKGHPPILDFLRRH
- a CDS encoding extracellular solute-binding protein, whose product is MKTLNIIFAVAVFICATWSPTHTAGAAESAGQILARVNKLPAAERQKVLIEKAKAEGEVAFYSSLQAQQIDPFIQLFRKRYPFIKVNPYRVSGNRQVIKIQTEMNGGNHLFDVTNGSAEQASAIKKIGAIDPYFSPQREFYNPPNRDKDGYFASLYVIPIVLGYNTNMVKRQDAPKTYEDLLQPRWKGNMFLDDEAYEWSAVLQKHLGRDKALQYMRALAKQDLRFMRGRTAQSQLLAAGERPIAIVLSGHTVLDMKARGAPVDQVILDPYYAQANKLMLARHAPHPHAAALFYDWALSEEGQAMITTFGRVIARKGVKQRFSELVEKESFLVDVDFIGPIMDQIGKEFSQIFLGR
- a CDS encoding extracellular solute-binding protein, yielding MMIKKSFAILSAMIAVAFSTALLNAGAAPESAGQILARLGKFSSEQRQATLLEKAKVEGEVNFYSTLQAQQIEPFLQVFRKRYPFIKALPTRVSGNRQLVRIQSEFNSGAHIVDVANGSPELAAGLRKLGIIDPYQSPQRDFYVAPSKDKDGYFTSFYVMPIVLGYNSNLVKRADAPKNYEELAQAKWKGNIMLDDEAYEWFAVMLKHLGREKGLQYMRAMAKQDLRMVRGRTAQSQLLAAGERAIAINVSGPTTLDLKARGAPVDQVIVDPYFSQPNKMVLARHAPHPHAAALFIDWALSEEGQSTVTTFGRVSARKGVKQRFPELMDKEVFHADVEFISPIMEQITKEFGQIFLGR
- a CDS encoding HTTM domain-containing protein, yielding MNLETAVRSSEILMGLAFLQQSAEHLPGSAREWLLFVPRMGLALLLIVGVQPAIVEGLLLFLGVAILQRFHGPYNGGSDRMSLLLLCALFMSHLAPTRWWQEIVIGYLAVQLLLSYTISGWIKLVNPDWRSGQALQDIFEFSVYPVSESIRALARAPVLLLGLSWTIMLFEILFPLALLDGTYLKTALVVAGLFHLVNGCVFGLNRFLWIWIAAYPCLLWFQQRVAVYSF
- a CDS encoding DUF808 domain-containing protein, whose product is MAGSSLLALLDDIASILDDVAILSKVAAKKTAGVLGDDLALNAHQVSGVHTDRELPVVWAVAKGSLKNKAILVPAALAISGLMPWAIMPLLMLGGAYLCYEGFEKIAEKLLHAQSEDAHHAEHLKALANPNVDLLAVEKDKIRGAIRTDFILSAEIVVIALGTVAHAAFTKQVVVLCAIAILMTVGVYGFVACIVKLDDAGLHLSEKTGNNLWRKFQRSFGVMLLHLAPYLMKSLSIVGTIAMFMVGGGILTHGIPGAHEWIERLAHGTSSIVETVLPPLFDVLVGILTGALVLVLVTVAARIPRMIKGAG